The proteins below are encoded in one region of Bremerella sp. P1:
- a CDS encoding recombinase family protein, with translation MSSKKNNTDTIRCAIYTRKSSEEGLDSEFNSLDAQRESAESFIASQKSAGWVCLPEQYNDGGFSGGNVERPGLKRLIADIEAGNIDCVVVYKVDRLSRSLMDFARMMETFEQYDISFVSVTQQFNTTHSMGRLTLNILLSFAQFEREIIGERIRDKIAAQRRKGKWAGGTPVLGYDVDRSGGSPKLIINQSEAIQVRQIYELYLELGSLLPVVDELKALGLPNKTWHTRRGKPKGGKSFDKCSLHALLTNPIYIGKVKHKADVFDGEHKPIVEAELFDDVQTQLKANGRTPGGQVRNKHNALIRGLLFCKHCNSAMVHTFTNKRNRQYRYYRCAQLIKQGRTSCPTPSLPATEIERAVVDEIRLIAQDQDLQTEVFNRAKLLLKENQESLTRSIGNLTRQLSKDHNELQRLSESPDPSNAIANCVTGLHERIHQNETELNRLQRKATEQTERSIELDEVIAAFKDFDQLWDTLRPREQQRVLALLVSRIEFDATDNSIKIDFIDTTPASNLPDQSLAPC, from the coding sequence ATGAGCTCGAAGAAAAACAACACCGACACCATTCGATGTGCCATCTACACGCGCAAGTCGTCCGAAGAAGGACTCGACTCGGAATTCAACTCGCTGGATGCCCAACGCGAGTCGGCGGAATCATTTATCGCCAGCCAGAAGTCGGCGGGTTGGGTCTGTCTGCCGGAACAATACAACGACGGCGGATTCTCAGGCGGCAACGTCGAACGACCTGGCCTGAAACGGCTCATCGCGGATATCGAAGCAGGCAACATTGATTGTGTGGTCGTCTACAAGGTCGACCGTCTATCTCGTTCCTTGATGGATTTTGCTCGGATGATGGAGACCTTCGAGCAATACGACATCTCCTTTGTTTCGGTCACCCAGCAGTTCAACACGACCCATTCGATGGGCCGCCTAACCCTCAACATCCTTCTCAGCTTCGCCCAATTCGAGCGGGAGATCATTGGGGAGCGAATCCGGGACAAGATCGCCGCGCAACGCCGTAAAGGTAAATGGGCTGGTGGCACGCCAGTGCTCGGATACGACGTCGATCGTTCTGGCGGTAGTCCCAAACTTATCATCAATCAGTCCGAAGCCATTCAGGTCAGACAGATTTACGAGCTCTATCTCGAACTTGGCTCCCTGCTTCCGGTAGTCGACGAACTGAAAGCTCTCGGATTACCCAACAAGACCTGGCACACGCGACGAGGCAAACCCAAGGGTGGCAAATCATTCGACAAGTGCAGTCTCCATGCCCTGCTTACCAACCCGATCTACATTGGCAAGGTGAAGCATAAGGCTGACGTGTTCGACGGAGAGCACAAACCGATCGTTGAAGCAGAACTCTTCGACGATGTGCAGACCCAGCTGAAAGCGAATGGTCGCACGCCTGGAGGCCAGGTTCGTAACAAGCACAACGCCTTAATCCGGGGTCTCCTATTCTGCAAACACTGCAACAGCGCGATGGTCCACACGTTCACCAACAAACGCAACAGGCAGTACCGCTACTACCGCTGTGCCCAATTGATCAAGCAGGGGCGCACCTCCTGTCCTACCCCTTCGCTACCTGCGACCGAGATTGAACGGGCCGTTGTCGATGAGATTCGGTTGATCGCCCAGGACCAGGATCTCCAAACGGAAGTATTCAACCGAGCTAAGTTGCTCCTTAAGGAAAACCAGGAGAGCCTCACTCGGTCTATTGGAAACCTCACCCGTCAGCTGAGCAAAGACCACAACGAACTGCAGCGGCTGTCGGAGTCACCAGATCCTTCGAATGCGATCGCCAACTGTGTAACAGGACTTCATGAACGTATTCATCAGAACGAGACGGAGTTGAATCGACTCCAACGAAAAGCAACCGAGCAAACGGAACGGTCAATCGAATTGGACGAAGTCATCGCTGCATTCAAGGACTTTGACCAGCTCTGGGATACGCTTCGACCACGCGAACAACAACGTGTCCTTGCCTTACTCGTCAGCCGAATTGAATTTGATGCCACCGACAACTCGATCAAGATCGACTTTATCGATACCACACCTGCATCCAACTTACCCGATCAGAGTCTTGCCCCATGTTGA